A stretch of Rhodoferax potami DNA encodes these proteins:
- a CDS encoding mechanosensitive ion channel family protein: MKILLLLWLSLSLLSGNALAQVAGPSGPTVQQPTSPDAALTFYNRNLITFRGEMAGISAEDRAQRAHTRLQAQLAQAGPHLVSQKPDTMGILIQIDGATTFVVTPAEVDLSARDTLEATALRAQRALEAAIAQSRESRDLDALARAFAWVAGATAVAIALWAALKRLHIAAGKRLLQLSAEHAARLQLGGISLLNRNRAVGTVRTGMTVLLRLLQALIAYEWLSFVLQRFPFTRAWGEALNGYLLGFAGKAGNAVIQAIPGLFTAVVIFYLARLLTRGLDRFFDRVLEDEHTLSWLDADVAVPTRRISKVLVWLFALAMAYPYLPGAGTEAFKGLSVLVGLMISLGASNLVGQAASGLILTYGRVYRKGEYVRIADQEGTVTDIGMFATRIRTGLGEELTISNSSVLASTTKNYSRTVNGPGYVVDTTVTIGYDTPWRQVHAMLIDAALRTEGIQAHPAPQVFQTELSDWYPVYRLVCQAIPEEPRPRAEVLSALHANIQDVFNTFGVQIMSPQYIADPAVAKTVAPADWAPAPARPYTPEQP, translated from the coding sequence ATGAAAATTTTGTTGTTACTGTGGCTCTCGCTGTCCCTGTTGTCGGGCAATGCCTTGGCACAAGTTGCCGGGCCTTCAGGGCCTACGGTACAGCAGCCCACCAGCCCCGATGCCGCGCTGACGTTTTACAACCGCAACCTGATCACTTTTCGCGGGGAGATGGCGGGCATCTCGGCCGAAGACCGTGCCCAGCGCGCGCACACCCGCTTGCAAGCCCAACTGGCGCAAGCCGGCCCCCACCTAGTCAGCCAGAAGCCGGACACCATGGGCATCCTGATCCAGATAGATGGCGCGACCACCTTTGTGGTGACGCCAGCTGAAGTCGACCTCAGTGCGCGCGACACACTGGAAGCCACCGCCCTCAGGGCCCAGCGCGCCTTGGAGGCCGCCATTGCCCAAAGCCGCGAAAGCCGGGACCTTGATGCTTTGGCCCGCGCTTTCGCTTGGGTAGCCGGAGCTACTGCGGTGGCCATTGCGCTGTGGGCTGCACTCAAGCGCCTGCACATTGCGGCCGGTAAACGGCTGCTACAGCTGTCCGCCGAGCACGCCGCCCGCTTGCAGCTGGGCGGCATCAGCTTGCTCAACCGGAATCGCGCCGTGGGCACCGTGCGCACCGGCATGACCGTGCTGCTGCGCCTGTTGCAAGCGCTGATTGCGTATGAGTGGCTGAGCTTTGTGCTGCAACGCTTTCCGTTCACACGCGCTTGGGGTGAGGCCCTGAACGGTTACTTGCTGGGTTTTGCCGGCAAAGCAGGAAATGCGGTGATTCAAGCCATACCGGGCTTGTTCACGGCGGTGGTTATTTTTTATCTGGCGCGCCTGCTCACCCGGGGACTGGATCGTTTTTTTGATCGGGTTCTGGAAGACGAGCACACCCTCTCATGGCTGGACGCCGACGTGGCGGTGCCGACCCGCCGTATCAGCAAGGTGCTGGTCTGGCTGTTTGCCTTGGCCATGGCCTACCCCTACTTGCCGGGTGCGGGCACTGAGGCCTTCAAAGGGCTTTCGGTGCTGGTCGGGCTGATGATTTCACTGGGCGCTTCCAACCTGGTCGGGCAAGCGGCCAGTGGCTTGATATTGACCTATGGCCGCGTCTACCGCAAAGGCGAGTACGTGCGGATCGCGGACCAAGAAGGCACCGTGACCGATATCGGCATGTTTGCAACCCGTATCCGGACCGGGCTGGGTGAAGAACTCACGATTTCCAACAGCAGCGTGCTCGCCAGCACTACCAAAAACTACTCGCGAACCGTGAATGGCCCGGGCTACGTGGTGGACACCACCGTCACCATAGGCTACGACACACCGTGGCGCCAGGTGCACGCCATGCTGATTGACGCGGCGCTGCGCACAGAGGGAATTCAGGCGCACCCGGCGCCCCAGGTGTTCCAGACCGAGCTGTCCGACTGGTACCCGGTGTACCGGCTGGTATGCCAGGCCATCCCCGAGGAGCCCCGCCCGCGGGCGGAGGTGTTGAGCGCGTTGCACGCCAACATCCAGGATGTATTTAATACTTTCGGGGTACAGATCATGTCGCCTCAGTACATTGCCGACCCTGCGGTGGCGAAAACCGTAGCACCGGCAGACTGGGCGCCTGCTCCGGCCCGCCCTTACACACCCGAGCAGCCATGA
- a CDS encoding DUF3047 domain-containing protein: MTGAHAQTQPANTGGLLQSWADSADGAPPSPWRVVGLPGGKVPLLAPDIATLDGQKVLRLRSDKSYGALSHAVPAGSEGRYLQWQWRLDQPLAQADLRSKSGDDAALKVCALFDLPLEKIPFVERNLLRLARRVSAEALPGATLCYVWDNQLPAGTTLNNAYTARVRLRVLNGNSDALGRWVSHKRDLQVDFLAAFGNETDTVPPLLAIVTGADADNTGGTSLGFVNRLQLMKQ; encoded by the coding sequence TTGACAGGAGCCCACGCGCAAACCCAGCCCGCTAACACAGGGGGTCTGCTGCAAAGTTGGGCGGATTCGGCAGATGGCGCGCCCCCCAGCCCCTGGCGGGTCGTAGGCCTGCCCGGTGGCAAGGTTCCCCTGCTGGCACCGGACATCGCCACCTTGGACGGCCAAAAAGTGCTGCGCCTGCGCAGCGACAAAAGCTATGGCGCGCTGAGCCATGCGGTTCCCGCGGGTAGCGAAGGCCGCTATTTGCAATGGCAGTGGCGTCTTGACCAACCCCTGGCCCAGGCCGACCTGCGCAGCAAAAGCGGAGATGATGCCGCCCTCAAGGTGTGTGCGCTGTTTGATTTGCCGCTGGAGAAAATCCCTTTTGTCGAACGCAACCTGCTGCGCCTGGCCCGCCGGGTGAGCGCAGAAGCCTTGCCCGGTGCCACCCTGTGCTACGTGTGGGACAACCAGTTACCCGCAGGCACTACCCTCAACAACGCGTACACCGCCCGAGTGCGGCTGCGTGTGCTGAATGGCAACAGCGATGCGCTCGGCCGCTGGGTCTCCCACAAGCGGGATCTGCAGGTCGATTTTCTGGCCGCCTTTGGCAACGAGACGGACACCGTCCCGCCCTTGCTCGCGATCGTGACCGGCGCGGATGCCGACAACACCGGCGGCACCAGCCTCGGTTTTGTGAACCGCCTGCAGCTCATGAAACAATAG
- a CDS encoding alpha/beta fold hydrolase, which translates to MTLLYTLLLIATCLWVFIQWKPDSASRWGLGLERKRSGLMLKSQAIAGFDIPYLEGGQGEVLVLVHGFGGDKDNFTRMARFLTPHFRVIQPDLPGFGDATRDPAARYRMSDQVERLHAFLQALGVQKVILGGNSMGGFIACEYAARFPEQVKALWLLDAAGTAAAHDSPMLRHYLATGDSPLLLRSQADVAKLIRATMARPPYFPGFLKRTLGARAIADYPLHCEIFKDLSQHSPMLETQHTTWPTPALIVWGAEDAILNPAAAQTQERLFPRHKTIVMQGIGHLPMLEAPAQTAQDFLEFAQTLSA; encoded by the coding sequence ATGACACTTCTTTACACGCTGCTGCTGATCGCCACCTGTCTGTGGGTGTTTATCCAATGGAAGCCTGACAGCGCGTCTCGCTGGGGATTGGGGTTGGAGCGTAAGCGCAGCGGACTGATGCTGAAGTCGCAAGCGATTGCAGGCTTTGACATCCCCTACCTGGAAGGTGGGCAAGGCGAAGTGCTTGTGCTCGTGCACGGTTTCGGGGGCGACAAAGACAATTTCACACGCATGGCGCGGTTTTTAACACCGCACTTTCGGGTGATACAACCCGACCTGCCGGGCTTTGGCGATGCAACACGCGACCCCGCAGCGCGGTACCGCATGTCCGATCAAGTGGAGCGCTTGCATGCGTTCCTTCAGGCTCTGGGTGTGCAAAAAGTAATTCTCGGTGGCAACTCCATGGGCGGCTTCATTGCCTGTGAATATGCCGCGCGCTTTCCCGAGCAGGTCAAGGCGCTATGGTTGCTGGATGCTGCCGGCACGGCCGCTGCCCACGACTCGCCTATGCTGCGGCACTACCTCGCCACTGGCGACTCTCCCCTCCTGCTGCGCAGCCAAGCCGACGTGGCCAAGCTGATCCGCGCCACCATGGCGCGTCCTCCCTACTTTCCCGGCTTCTTGAAGCGCACTTTGGGCGCTCGCGCGATAGCGGATTACCCCTTGCATTGCGAGATCTTCAAAGACCTCAGCCAACATTCGCCCATGCTCGAAACCCAACACACGACTTGGCCCACCCCGGCGCTGATCGTGTGGGGGGCGGAAGATGCCATCTTGAACCCGGCAGCTGCCCAGACCCAGGAGCGGCTGTTTCCGCGCCACAAGACGATCGTGATGCAGGGCATTGGGCACTTGCCCATGCTGGAAGCACCCGCCCAAACCGCCCAAGACTTCCTAGAGTTTGCGCAAACGCTGTCGGCTTAA
- the selD gene encoding selenide, water dikinase SelD: MQVPATPIVRDIVLVGGGHSHVVALRYFAMHPLPGVRITLICTDAHTPYSGMLPGYVAGHYSYDDVHIDLCRLCAATGARFIQAEVTGLDREARTVQLRGRPDIDYDVVSINTGSTPQMRALGATEFAVPVKPITGFNQRWLQLLDKVAHATRPLTIAIVGGGAGGVELCLAMQYRLSAETQAAGRANLAPQFHLFTSDGLLPTHNAGVQRRFTEVLAERGVQVHLQTPVAEVEAGRLRSAKGEWFDADDVLWVTQAGGGTWLQGTGLALTDNRCIRLHDTLQSITDPRVFAAGDVAAMENFALEKAGVFAVRMGMPLAINLQRAVQGLPPQPYRPQRHWLALISTGDKFAVASRGALGFAGAWVWLWKDWIDRRFMQRFSVQGVKGLAGMTSAATSANALIQLSADEAQQAQAAVAMRCGGCGAKVGASVLSRALQNLWVQPNPDVLLGLDSPDDAAVVRVPPGKALVHSVDFFRAFVDDPYVFGRIAANHALGDLFGMGAQPHTATAIATVPPGVDRQVEATLRQMMQGAVEVLNAAGCTLIGGHSGEGAELALGFAVNGLVDVNDQGQMTGVLRKGDMQPGDVLLLTKPIGTGALFAAHGRAAAKGRWVQAALQSMVQSNQAAAQTLRTYGATACTDLTGFGLIGHTVEMARPSGVQVVLDAAALPLLDGALECVQQGLLSSLHSANARQQHVVHNATEAMAHPLWPLLVDPQTAGGLLASVPASQATACLADLRAQGYAAACAIGHVRTLAAGAAPVHIHIRPEEADAKYS, from the coding sequence ATGCAAGTACCCGCCACGCCCATCGTTAGAGACATCGTGTTGGTGGGTGGCGGCCACAGCCATGTGGTGGCGCTGCGCTACTTCGCCATGCACCCACTGCCCGGCGTGCGCATCACCCTGATTTGTACCGACGCGCACACGCCCTACTCCGGCATGCTGCCCGGCTATGTGGCGGGGCACTACAGCTATGACGATGTGCACATCGACCTGTGCCGCCTGTGCGCAGCCACCGGCGCGCGCTTCATCCAAGCCGAAGTAACGGGCTTGGACCGCGAGGCGCGCACGGTGCAGCTGCGCGGCCGGCCGGATATCGACTACGACGTGGTCTCCATCAACACCGGCTCCACGCCGCAGATGCGCGCATTGGGCGCCACTGAATTCGCAGTACCGGTCAAACCCATCACCGGCTTCAACCAGCGCTGGCTGCAGTTGCTCGACAAGGTGGCGCACGCTACGCGGCCGCTGACGATTGCCATCGTGGGCGGTGGCGCGGGCGGCGTGGAGTTGTGCCTGGCGATGCAGTACCGGCTGAGTGCTGAGACACAAGCCGCAGGGCGCGCAAACTTGGCGCCGCAATTCCACTTGTTTACTTCGGATGGCTTGCTGCCCACCCACAACGCGGGTGTACAGAGGCGATTTACCGAAGTACTGGCCGAGCGAGGCGTACAGGTGCACTTGCAAACGCCCGTGGCCGAAGTCGAGGCAGGCCGGCTACGCAGCGCAAAGGGCGAGTGGTTTGACGCTGACGACGTGCTCTGGGTTACCCAAGCCGGTGGCGGCACCTGGCTGCAAGGCACCGGCTTGGCCCTGACAGACAACCGTTGCATTCGCTTGCACGACACCTTGCAAAGCATCACCGACCCGCGCGTGTTTGCCGCGGGTGATGTGGCCGCCATGGAGAACTTTGCGCTGGAGAAAGCCGGCGTGTTTGCAGTGCGCATGGGCATGCCGCTGGCCATCAACCTGCAGCGCGCGGTCCAGGGCTTACCCCCGCAGCCCTACCGCCCGCAGCGCCACTGGCTGGCGCTAATCAGCACCGGTGACAAATTTGCCGTGGCGTCGCGCGGCGCACTTGGCTTTGCCGGTGCATGGGTCTGGCTCTGGAAGGACTGGATAGACCGCCGCTTTATGCAGCGCTTCAGCGTGCAAGGCGTGAAGGGGCTCGCGGGCATGACTTCAGCCGCGACATCCGCCAACGCATTAATTCAGCTAAGCGCCGACGAAGCTCAGCAAGCGCAAGCCGCAGTCGCCATGCGCTGCGGCGGCTGTGGTGCCAAGGTGGGAGCCAGCGTGCTCTCGCGTGCGCTGCAAAACCTGTGGGTGCAACCCAACCCCGATGTGCTGCTGGGCCTTGACAGCCCGGATGATGCCGCCGTCGTGCGCGTGCCGCCCGGCAAAGCGCTGGTGCACAGCGTGGACTTTTTCCGCGCCTTTGTGGACGACCCGTATGTGTTCGGCCGGATTGCCGCCAACCATGCACTGGGCGACTTGTTTGGCATGGGCGCGCAACCGCACACCGCGACCGCTATTGCCACCGTACCCCCAGGCGTGGACCGGCAGGTGGAAGCCACCCTGCGCCAGATGATGCAAGGCGCGGTCGAGGTGCTCAATGCGGCCGGATGCACGCTGATCGGCGGGCACAGCGGTGAAGGCGCCGAGCTCGCACTGGGCTTTGCAGTAAACGGCCTGGTAGATGTGAACGATCAAGGGCAAATGACGGGCGTGCTGCGCAAGGGCGACATGCAGCCCGGCGATGTGCTGCTGCTGACCAAGCCGATTGGCACCGGTGCCTTGTTTGCCGCGCATGGTCGTGCAGCCGCCAAAGGCCGCTGGGTGCAAGCCGCCCTGCAAAGCATGGTGCAAAGCAACCAAGCCGCCGCGCAAACACTGCGCACCTATGGCGCCACCGCCTGCACCGACCTGACCGGCTTTGGGCTCATAGGCCACACGGTAGAGATGGCCCGCCCCAGTGGCGTGCAGGTGGTGCTGGATGCTGCTGCCCTGCCCCTGCTAGACGGCGCGCTGGAGTGTGTGCAACAAGGCCTGCTGAGCTCCCTGCACAGCGCCAATGCGCGCCAACAGCATGTGGTGCACAACGCCACCGAGGCCATGGCCCACCCGCTGTGGCCGCTGCTGGTGGACCCGCAAACCGCTGGCGGGCTGCTGGCCAGCGTGCCCGCCAGCCAAGCAACAGCGTGCCTTGCCGACCTGCGTGCGCAAGGCTACGCTGCGGCCTGTGCCATCGGCCATGTGCGTACGCTGGCTGCGGGCGCAGCCCCGGTTCATATCCATATCCGTCCGGAGGAAGCCGATGCGAAATACTCCTAA
- a CDS encoding ProQ/FINO family protein — MTESLPQPTEAPAAETPVASKARPAKSDVLPVLDKMAALYPHLFGAVFRPMKRGIFQELLDKHPAEFEPVSLKAALSMHARSLRYLTAVASGEQRHDLQGQPVEPMAPEHVYHALLEVFRRRQSRTQEDLRPKLVQRVVAAWEASGLTPQAYRELLSGRDEASNAVLDEALVEAEARAAKAEALLAAFNASGASVEAFADMYGLDPRAVTRLLRRPGAKVPA, encoded by the coding sequence ATGACCGAATCCTTGCCCCAGCCAACGGAAGCGCCTGCTGCCGAAACACCAGTAGCCTCCAAGGCGCGCCCCGCCAAATCTGATGTGTTGCCGGTGCTCGACAAAATGGCTGCCCTGTATCCCCACTTGTTCGGTGCCGTCTTCAGGCCCATGAAGCGGGGTATTTTTCAGGAGTTGCTTGACAAGCACCCGGCCGAATTTGAACCGGTCAGCCTCAAGGCGGCGCTGTCCATGCATGCGCGGTCGCTGCGCTACTTGACTGCAGTCGCGTCCGGCGAGCAGCGTCACGACCTGCAAGGCCAGCCGGTAGAGCCGATGGCGCCTGAGCACGTGTACCACGCCTTGCTGGAGGTGTTCCGCCGTCGCCAGTCCCGCACCCAGGAAGACTTGCGTCCTAAGCTGGTGCAGCGGGTGGTAGCTGCGTGGGAGGCCTCTGGCCTTACGCCCCAGGCCTATCGCGAGTTACTCAGCGGACGCGACGAAGCGTCCAACGCTGTGCTCGACGAAGCGCTCGTCGAAGCCGAAGCGCGTGCTGCCAAGGCGGAGGCCTTGTTGGCTGCATTCAATGCAAGCGGTGCAAGCGTTGAAGCGTTTGCCGATATGTACGGTCTGGATCCGCGCGCAGTCACCCGTTTGTTGCGGCGCCCCGGTGCCAAAGTGCCGGCCTGA
- a CDS encoding flavin-containing monooxygenase, with amino-acid sequence MSEHFDVLIVGAGISGIGMACHLQKESPGKRYAILERRSAIGGTWDLFRYPGVRSDSDMFSFAYAFRPWMSPKVLSEGRLVREYVKETAEEYGVDRHIRFGLKILKADWSSNQNLWTITALQESTGETISYACNFFVSCTGYYDYDQGHLPVFPGLDRFKGQTIHPQFWPEDLDYRGKRVVVIGSGATAVTIVPAMVAQAAHVTMLQRTPTYYFIAPTLEKAIAMLGRFLPARCIYGTLRSVYIALQRALYKGAKRWPDAMRKFMLRPIQKMLGDTVDMRHFTPSYNPWDQRMCVVPDGDLFKAIKSGKATIVTDEIATFTEHGILLKSGETLEADIVVTATGIRLKTFGGMDITLDGAPVATHQLLSYRAVLMQDLPNMAFIFGYTNASWTLKADIASRYVCRLLNYMDSEGIACATPRAPEGQLGEGNVMSSLTSGYILRDVSELPRQGRSGPWRVTHAYEVDKTLLLNESIDDGALEFVRRG; translated from the coding sequence ATGAGCGAGCATTTTGATGTGCTGATCGTCGGCGCAGGCATTTCAGGGATCGGCATGGCGTGCCATTTGCAGAAAGAATCGCCGGGCAAGCGATACGCCATCCTGGAGCGGCGCAGCGCCATTGGTGGAACCTGGGATTTGTTTCGCTACCCCGGTGTGCGGTCCGATTCCGACATGTTCTCTTTTGCCTATGCCTTTCGGCCCTGGATGTCGCCCAAGGTGCTGTCCGAAGGCCGACTGGTGCGCGAGTACGTCAAGGAGACCGCAGAGGAATATGGCGTGGACCGCCACATCCGCTTCGGCCTCAAAATCCTCAAGGCCGATTGGTCCAGCAATCAGAACCTCTGGACGATCACGGCCCTGCAGGAGTCCACCGGGGAGACCATCAGCTACGCCTGTAACTTCTTTGTGAGCTGTACCGGCTATTACGACTACGACCAAGGGCATCTCCCGGTGTTCCCGGGCTTGGATCGCTTTAAGGGGCAGACCATTCATCCGCAGTTTTGGCCCGAAGACCTGGACTACCGGGGCAAACGGGTGGTGGTGATTGGCAGTGGGGCCACGGCGGTCACGATTGTTCCGGCCATGGTGGCCCAAGCTGCGCACGTCACCATGTTGCAGCGCACACCCACCTACTACTTCATCGCACCCACACTTGAAAAGGCGATTGCAATGCTGGGGCGTTTCCTGCCTGCGCGCTGTATCTATGGGACCTTGCGTAGTGTCTATATCGCTTTGCAGCGTGCGCTCTACAAGGGCGCCAAGCGCTGGCCCGACGCCATGCGAAAGTTCATGTTGCGCCCCATCCAGAAAATGCTGGGGGACACCGTGGACATGCGCCACTTCACACCCAGCTACAACCCGTGGGACCAACGCATGTGTGTGGTGCCCGATGGCGACCTGTTCAAGGCCATCAAGTCGGGCAAGGCGACTATCGTCACCGACGAAATTGCCACATTTACCGAGCATGGCATTTTGCTCAAATCAGGTGAGACGCTGGAGGCGGACATCGTGGTGACTGCGACCGGCATACGCCTCAAGACCTTCGGTGGCATGGACATCACCCTGGACGGTGCACCGGTGGCGACCCACCAGCTGCTGAGCTACCGCGCGGTGCTGATGCAGGACCTGCCCAATATGGCCTTCATTTTTGGCTACACCAATGCCTCGTGGACGCTCAAGGCAGACATCGCTTCGCGCTACGTGTGCCGGCTGCTTAATTACATGGATAGCGAGGGCATTGCCTGCGCAACCCCGCGCGCACCCGAAGGGCAACTGGGCGAAGGCAATGTGATGAGCTCACTGACCTCGGGCTATATCCTGCGGGATGTGAGCGAGCTGCCACGCCAAGGCCGCAGCGGCCCATGGCGCGTGACCCATGCCTACGAAGTCGACAAAACCCTGCTGCTGAACGAGTCGATAGACGATGGCGCGTTGGAGTTTGTGCGGCGGGGTTAA
- a CDS encoding FAD-dependent oxidoreductase — protein MNAPAVQRPDPADTHLSPEAQSNQPRQLVLLGAGMAHLKLLHTLARKPLPEVQVTLVAEETHVVHPAMGPGLVAGDYQQEDCTIPLEPLVKRAGIRWLQQQPVSLDAGQQTLALDDGSTQHYEWLSINAAPAHHNEQLEQTIPGAGKFGLCVYPLDTWAQRWQGVSELAAKKALRVAVIGDQVAALELALAVQQRLPSCAVTVLMLPSPAGTPLATAGITRLLQQLKAQRITVLHDTALQIDASAVHLGCGAQLACDVPLLALQHLPHAWLAASGLALNADGQATTDGYLRSSSHPQVWVANGDLDSPLRHLQAVARGARLPATTGQPGAGFQLLFGGSQQAVMAWGGYSASGRAWHWLKDWWDRRQLRRYTM, from the coding sequence ATGAACGCACCCGCAGTGCAGCGCCCAGACCCAGCAGACACACACCTATCGCCCGAAGCGCAGAGCAATCAACCCCGGCAGTTGGTGCTGTTGGGCGCCGGCATGGCGCACCTGAAACTTTTGCACACGCTGGCTCGCAAGCCCTTGCCCGAGGTACAGGTGACGCTGGTAGCCGAAGAGACCCACGTGGTTCACCCTGCCATGGGGCCGGGCCTGGTTGCCGGCGACTACCAGCAAGAAGACTGCACCATCCCGCTAGAGCCTTTGGTGAAGCGTGCGGGCATCCGCTGGCTGCAACAGCAGCCCGTGTCGCTGGATGCCGGGCAGCAAACGCTGGCACTCGATGATGGCAGCACTCAGCACTACGAGTGGCTTTCGATCAATGCCGCCCCTGCGCACCACAACGAGCAGTTGGAACAAACCATACCCGGCGCGGGAAAATTCGGCCTCTGCGTCTACCCGCTAGATACCTGGGCCCAACGCTGGCAAGGTGTGTCCGAATTGGCGGCGAAAAAAGCCTTGCGCGTAGCGGTCATCGGCGACCAAGTGGCTGCGCTGGAATTGGCGTTGGCGGTGCAACAGCGCCTCCCGTCCTGCGCAGTCACGGTGTTGATGCTGCCGTCTCCAGCCGGTACCCCGCTCGCCACCGCGGGCATCACCCGGTTACTGCAACAACTCAAGGCACAGCGCATCACGGTTTTGCACGACACGGCGCTCCAGATCGATGCCAGCGCGGTGCATCTGGGGTGCGGCGCGCAGCTCGCATGCGATGTGCCGCTGTTGGCCTTGCAGCACCTGCCACACGCTTGGCTGGCCGCCAGTGGACTTGCGTTGAATGCTGACGGCCAAGCGACTACCGACGGCTACTTGCGCAGCAGCAGCCATCCGCAAGTGTGGGTCGCCAATGGCGATTTGGATTCCCCGCTGCGCCATCTGCAAGCCGTGGCGCGCGGCGCGCGCTTACCCGCCACCACCGGCCAGCCGGGGGCAGGCTTTCAACTGCTGTTCGGGGGTTCACAACAGGCGGTTATGGCCTGGGGAGGGTACAGCGCGTCAGGGCGTGCCTGGCACTGGCTCAAGGATTGGTGGGACCGGCGGCAATTGCGCCGCTACACCATGTAA
- a CDS encoding YhgE/Pip domain-containing protein translates to MRNFASQVRYVARHEMLLLLRYPKMLLAVVVVAVLPSVYAAIYLTSVWDPGSHSQALKVAVVNLDEGVHYQDRVFNVGAQVVYKLGRSARFGYVNYDDSEQARQDVRMGRAAFALIIPKDFSSNAVPGAQPGGGKLVVYASEGNNFQTAAIAKQFANELGHEVNESLNERRWSMVLTNAAGSQRSVDELRAGVDALRTGAADLQAGANQAATAGRALSNGSVKLNAGVNQATDGFKQLGNGLRTLDSKRPPNSELNRLKAGAEALASGHTDLSKGMDELQGGSHKLLEGAMGFKTEADDSLLLPTRVKDGVGQLAGGLNQLDDGIRTAADAQKKLADGATRLSAGVGTLTTGMRTMTGAIRQAVTKLPEDSQLDELASGSAQLSHGAGDLSEGLQKLKAGSQALSSGLVLLANSLPASIDTPEGSPEGLANSVKPIMEIDAVVGNSGSGFAPNVIPAALWLGAGVAAFLIHIRVLPRHAKKFSPPAKFIGKVSVPILVVALQAALLGATVTWGLHVPVHNIAAFATCLGVAGMSFLMIVLFLSRTMGDAGKVFAMVFLAVQLSASGGVLPVELSGGLYEIISPWMPMTWTVQAIKAAMFGAYGGAWTTPMTWVGLAGIATLLLACWIGRWRYLHPAQMQPTVGL, encoded by the coding sequence ATGAGAAATTTTGCAAGCCAAGTGCGCTACGTGGCGCGACACGAAATGCTGTTGCTGCTGCGGTACCCCAAAATGCTGCTCGCTGTAGTGGTGGTGGCAGTGCTGCCATCGGTGTATGCCGCGATCTACCTCACCAGTGTGTGGGACCCCGGCTCCCACAGCCAGGCGCTGAAGGTTGCGGTGGTGAACCTGGACGAGGGTGTGCACTACCAGGACCGTGTGTTCAACGTAGGTGCGCAAGTGGTCTACAAGCTGGGGCGGAGTGCGCGCTTCGGCTATGTGAATTACGACGACTCCGAACAAGCGCGGCAGGATGTCCGCATGGGCCGGGCCGCATTCGCGCTCATCATCCCGAAAGATTTCAGCTCTAACGCGGTACCCGGTGCACAACCGGGTGGCGGCAAGCTGGTGGTGTATGCCTCCGAGGGCAATAACTTTCAGACAGCCGCCATCGCGAAACAGTTCGCCAACGAACTGGGCCACGAGGTCAACGAAAGCCTGAACGAGCGCCGGTGGTCCATGGTGCTCACCAACGCCGCAGGCTCACAGCGCAGTGTGGACGAGTTGCGCGCGGGGGTAGATGCGCTGCGCACCGGTGCGGCAGATCTCCAAGCCGGGGCCAACCAGGCGGCCACCGCCGGGCGTGCGCTCTCCAACGGTTCCGTCAAGCTCAATGCAGGCGTGAACCAGGCCACCGATGGTTTCAAGCAGCTCGGCAACGGACTGCGAACCCTCGACTCCAAACGTCCACCCAACTCTGAGCTGAACCGGCTTAAAGCCGGAGCCGAGGCGCTAGCCAGTGGCCACACCGACCTCAGCAAGGGCATGGATGAATTGCAGGGCGGCAGCCACAAGCTGCTGGAAGGTGCCATGGGCTTCAAGACAGAAGCCGACGACAGCTTGTTGCTACCGACGCGTGTCAAGGACGGCGTGGGCCAACTGGCAGGCGGGCTCAATCAACTGGACGATGGCATTCGCACAGCCGCTGATGCGCAGAAAAAACTGGCAGATGGCGCCACACGTTTGAGTGCCGGTGTGGGCACGCTGACAACCGGCATGCGCACCATGACTGGTGCCATCCGCCAAGCGGTGACCAAGCTCCCGGAAGACAGCCAGCTCGACGAACTGGCGAGTGGCAGCGCACAGCTCAGCCATGGAGCGGGAGACTTGTCGGAGGGCCTGCAAAAACTGAAGGCGGGAAGCCAAGCCCTGTCCTCGGGCTTGGTGCTGCTGGCCAACTCTTTACCCGCCTCGATCGATACTCCCGAGGGCAGCCCGGAAGGACTGGCCAACTCGGTCAAACCGATCATGGAAATCGATGCCGTGGTGGGCAACAGTGGCAGCGGGTTTGCGCCCAACGTGATCCCCGCCGCCCTGTGGTTGGGTGCAGGGGTGGCGGCGTTTTTGATTCATATCCGGGTGTTACCTCGGCATGCGAAAAAATTCTCGCCTCCGGCAAAGTTCATAGGCAAGGTCAGCGTGCCCATCCTCGTGGTGGCGCTGCAGGCGGCGCTGTTGGGTGCAACCGTGACTTGGGGTCTGCATGTACCGGTGCACAACATCGCGGCTTTTGCAACCTGCCTCGGGGTTGCGGGCATGTCGTTTTTGATGATCGTGCTGTTTTTGTCGCGCACCATGGGCGACGCCGGCAAGGTGTTTGCCATGGTGTTTCTGGCGGTCCAGCTGTCCGCCTCGGGCGGCGTGCTACCCGTGGAGCTGAGTGGCGGGCTGTATGAAATCATCAGCCCCTGGATGCCCATGACCTGGACGGTCCAGGCCATCAAAGCGGCCATGTTCGGCGCCTATGGAGGCGCGTGGACCACCCCGATGACATGGGTAGGTTTGGCAGGTATTGCCACCTTGCTGCTCGCCTGCTGGATAGGGCGATGGCGCTACCTGCACCCTGCGCAAATGCAGCCCACGGTGGGGCTCTGA